In one window of Leptospira sp. GIMC2001 DNA:
- a CDS encoding sulfatase-like hydrolase/transferase, translated as MGMHIQIISFIFLLVLIQDYKNIFYERLKKYRKWLITTLLFLHISISIIHHQSQYNEENRISTSKILNMDNVDLDSVDNSYEKQINLQIGTDIFIFLLEGVNFKSWNEISKNSFKYNDSFLSIDHCFISVPHSSKSIYTLLTGEIQIEKSRSVVTPNNINFNLSKYFESQGYDTYFVFTQSFYLEGIDTYAKQFFKDSTDAQGLEEWGIKHNIITEKFPWGINDEILNDYVPKEILKSQKPIFSVIGFSNTHSPYFVSSRNPDSKKENLTSLQRFNSSLKQTIQVLNKLINKINSVRKTEPLIIILSDHGESFGENNFWKHNYSILNQETQIPCLIKNKIITNRNRISKASLSDFYPSIISIFNESSENSKAFKKKSNQDSYQEIFHSNRSRNFFSKNYNLEIPLKTWNVDSSLGYIQNDKKYILYKETGILNSMDLDESKIERSSSEKDINLFYSQWNRLKTR; from the coding sequence ATGGGTATGCATATTCAAATCATAAGTTTTATTTTCTTATTGGTTCTGATACAGGACTATAAGAATATTTTTTATGAAAGATTGAAAAAATACAGAAAATGGCTGATAACAACTTTGCTTTTTTTACATATTTCAATTTCAATCATTCACCACCAGTCTCAATACAATGAAGAAAATAGGATCAGCACTTCAAAGATTCTTAACATGGATAATGTTGATTTAGATTCAGTAGACAATTCATATGAAAAACAAATCAATCTGCAAATAGGCACTGATATCTTTATTTTTCTTTTGGAAGGAGTAAATTTTAAATCTTGGAATGAAATCTCGAAAAATAGTTTCAAATACAATGATTCTTTTCTATCCATTGATCATTGCTTTATTTCAGTTCCTCATAGTAGCAAAAGCATCTATACCTTACTTACAGGCGAAATCCAAATTGAGAAATCAAGATCCGTCGTCACACCTAATAATATCAATTTCAATCTGTCAAAATATTTCGAATCTCAAGGCTATGATACATACTTCGTATTCACACAAAGCTTTTATCTTGAGGGTATCGATACTTATGCAAAACAGTTTTTCAAAGATTCAACAGATGCTCAAGGACTCGAAGAATGGGGAATCAAGCACAATATTATTACAGAAAAATTTCCTTGGGGAATCAATGATGAAATATTGAATGACTATGTTCCAAAAGAAATTTTAAAATCTCAAAAGCCAATTTTCTCAGTAATTGGATTTTCGAATACACATAGTCCGTATTTTGTGAGTAGCAGAAATCCTGATTCTAAAAAGGAAAATTTAACTTCCTTACAAAGATTCAATAGCAGTTTAAAGCAAACGATTCAAGTTCTCAACAAATTAATCAACAAAATCAATTCTGTTCGAAAAACTGAACCTTTGATAATAATACTTTCTGATCATGGCGAATCATTTGGAGAGAATAATTTCTGGAAGCACAACTATTCCATTCTGAATCAAGAAACGCAAATACCTTGTTTGATAAAAAATAAAATTATAACCAATAGAAACAGAATCTCTAAGGCAAGCTTGAGTGACTTCTACCCAAGTATCATTTCCATATTCAATGAATCATCAGAAAATTCTAAAGCATTTAAAAAGAAATCAAATCAAGATTCGTATCAAGAAATTTTTCATTCAAATAGATCTAGAAATTTCTTTTCTAAGAATTACAATTTGGAAATCCCTTTAAAAACTTGGAATGTTGATAGCAGTCTCGGTTATATTCAGAATGATAAAAAATATATTCTCTATAAAGAGACAGGAATACTAAATTCTATGGATCTGGATGAATCAAAAATTGAAAGATCCTCT
- a CDS encoding transglycosylase domain-containing protein, with product MNFVNLKSWQRSLIWISVAFVFTYVFLFTISYILINPSDLKNNISTLYFSQEENLLYHEGSTDGKLREWTNLEKYPEYLKSSVVEIEDKRFHYHLGIDPIALTRILYQYLRTGKLTGGASTIPQQLSRILNSNWKKDPKILRKFKESIYATLLSIRFSKDFILEAYLNSVSIRNNSEGFAIASKRYFQKNPKFLSHEEIFGLIALLRNNYPNSNEFRFRVQAIAEILEYREKIDFDNLEIKLLQANDFRLRDDDIGSENYHFIGWLKDHIPTFQGNIISTLSSEINRNIYNIVLSELSVLGRYNATNASVVVFEKDKNNPSSIRLISMIGSKNFFDYTEGQVNGAIAYRDAGSILKPLLYALAIEREVLKPNSILDDSEFKIHAPNRSEIFIPKNADLLYWGKLTLAEALANSRNIPAYKTIDKLGVNQFRNYLNTAGINHMSKSTEFYGHGLALGTGGVSLFQITHTYSSFINSGILPKIELGIQNNKIISIYNNKPIMKQETAEEIRSILVDSSLRTKAFSSRGFLTFPYPIGLKTGTSKDFKNSWTIGFSDRYIVGTWVGNFSGEAMDNVSGNYGAGRVFQSVMRYLIERSPKPDFQYPTLENISICRKSGNLPNAYCPILTLKMRRSFHPKENCSLHSQNTKTLGSRGQLTIKSPAHEQVFYISKRIPKSSQKIAVEISNFSGELPPNTIVVLNNAIPISFNHFGKANLELDGGDYFIEIITDNTIQQSIAFKVVKKD from the coding sequence ATGAATTTCGTTAATCTAAAGTCGTGGCAGAGATCCTTAATCTGGATCTCTGTCGCCTTTGTATTTACTTACGTTTTCCTTTTTACCATCTCTTATATTCTAATAAACCCATCCGATCTCAAAAATAATATTTCAACTCTCTACTTCTCTCAAGAAGAAAATCTTTTGTATCATGAAGGCTCCACTGATGGTAAGCTCAGAGAATGGACCAATTTGGAAAAATATCCTGAGTATTTGAAATCATCTGTAGTTGAGATTGAAGACAAAAGATTTCATTACCATTTGGGAATTGATCCGATTGCTCTTACACGCATACTATATCAGTATTTGAGAACAGGTAAATTAACTGGCGGAGCCTCAACTATCCCGCAACAACTCTCTAGAATTCTAAATTCCAATTGGAAAAAAGATCCAAAGATTCTTCGAAAATTCAAAGAGAGCATCTATGCAACTTTGCTTTCCATTCGATTCTCAAAGGATTTTATTTTAGAAGCTTATTTAAATTCGGTTTCTATTCGTAATAATTCAGAAGGCTTTGCAATCGCTTCAAAAAGATATTTCCAAAAAAATCCAAAATTCTTATCACACGAAGAAATATTCGGATTGATTGCTCTATTGAGAAACAATTACCCAAACTCAAATGAATTTCGATTTCGAGTCCAAGCAATTGCAGAAATATTAGAATATAGAGAAAAGATTGACTTCGACAACTTAGAAATAAAATTACTTCAAGCCAATGATTTTAGATTACGTGATGATGATATAGGATCAGAAAATTATCACTTCATTGGTTGGCTCAAAGATCATATTCCCACATTTCAAGGAAATATTATCTCAACTCTTTCATCAGAAATTAATCGGAATATTTATAATATTGTTCTCTCGGAACTTTCTGTTCTCGGAAGATACAATGCAACAAATGCTTCAGTTGTTGTTTTCGAAAAGGACAAAAATAATCCAAGCTCTATTCGGTTAATAAGCATGATTGGATCTAAGAATTTTTTTGATTATACTGAAGGACAAGTGAATGGCGCAATTGCTTATCGGGATGCTGGAAGCATACTCAAACCATTGCTATATGCTCTTGCAATTGAACGCGAGGTATTAAAGCCCAATTCTATTCTGGATGATTCAGAATTTAAAATTCACGCACCGAATCGTTCTGAAATATTCATACCCAAAAATGCAGATCTATTGTATTGGGGTAAACTCACTCTAGCTGAAGCACTCGCAAATTCACGAAACATTCCCGCATATAAAACCATTGACAAACTAGGCGTCAATCAATTCAGAAATTACTTGAATACTGCAGGCATTAACCATATGAGCAAAAGCACGGAGTTCTATGGACATGGTCTTGCTCTGGGAACGGGCGGAGTATCACTATTCCAAATCACTCATACCTACAGCAGTTTTATAAACTCTGGAATTCTCCCAAAAATCGAATTAGGAATACAAAATAATAAAATTATATCAATATATAATAATAAACCAATCATGAAACAAGAAACGGCAGAGGAGATTCGATCCATTCTGGTTGATTCTAGTTTAAGAACTAAGGCCTTCTCTTCACGAGGATTTCTAACTTTTCCTTATCCGATTGGACTCAAAACAGGAACTTCAAAGGATTTTAAAAATTCCTGGACGATTGGTTTCAGTGATCGTTACATTGTTGGTACTTGGGTTGGAAATTTTTCTGGAGAGGCAATGGACAATGTGTCCGGTAACTATGGAGCTGGAAGAGTATTCCAAAGTGTTATGAGGTATTTGATTGAGAGATCACCTAAACCTGACTTTCAATATCCAACACTAGAAAATATTAGTATTTGTCGAAAATCAGGAAATTTGCCAAATGCCTACTGTCCTATCTTAACATTGAAAATGCGAAGAAGTTTTCATCCAAAAGAAAACTGTTCATTACACAGTCAAAACACGAAAACACTTGGATCTCGAGGCCAATTAACTATCAAATCTCCAGCCCATGAACAAGTTTTTTATATTTCCAAACGAATTCCTAAATCGAGTCAAAAAATCGCGGTAGAAATAAGTAATTTCTCAGGTGAGCTTCCACCCAATACAATTGTTGTATTAAATAATGCAATCCCAATATCTTTTAATCATTTCGGTAAAGCCAACCTTGAATTGGATGGAGGAGATTATTTCATTGAGATAATAACAGATAATACAATTCAACAATCCATTGCATTCAAGGTTGTTAAAAAAGATTGA
- a CDS encoding alpha-2-macroglobulin family protein has translation MNSFQFNSYSLSFKRFATLLLSFLLLSCGVIDTGKDIYRKLARNLFPKDCKVDVSFDIEKYYYFEDQYYAKFRFSEKVEEAEFVPAVHFEPEAKYKSLNYPDTVLDRYEMDSMAIEGWDLKPGVAYKITIDPFFSATDCKLSESKTFDLPAKEYRPYFSLTRNNIIEAEGQKIYPIQVRNLKDLNIKYADVSINDLIGSISSNGRNYKNINSGMNWTNLQWTVSDKTNFDSEHGFELETIQGKKKYFWTALKVTQDVVEWGEINTKSKTENTIIQSTNIGITTKEDNEFIYVWLNTLSAAKPIKDGKVSFYSSASQIGSCQTDSDGYCSIPKSIAKVNDRSIIIAETSSDKAFLYFDESKLYGHFYYSNTSPLSAKVYFDRKLYRPGETVEIKAIIGQRKKNSFVPYSGNAITIQITNTKGQNVLSKTLTTSNQGGIWTDFSIPKDAPLGHYTVYIKSGSSSTISSDSFQVEEFRPVSFAVKINTEQSEITKDTDLNFAIQANYLFGTPMGSSKYKYSILKKSHSVSFQNYPNHVFGYQNDYYDYEYEDSYYEETSGYISGSEGKLESDGIAKIKTSIDRNESIFNTENEKITIADPYRVLVEATVYDVDDKSITKTQSINYYPSDAFIGISCNDRYDSINKPIKFSLLTVDKSGKPKDNHDVTAYIVHNDWSSVESKGFASSIFRSNSLEKKTIETKKLKLSGKAIDFEYVSKYPGSHTLLVVDKNGGYSRMDFYVYKKDNFYSWDFRSDDAIQLTTDKPKYNIGDTAKIIIKSPYPEARAILSIERDQLYWSKSINIKGNSEPIEIPIKAEYLPNVEFNVVLLSGRMEAPKDLSDEDRREFKGYDFGIPKVKMGAVHLKVNLDSKNAPLEVQLDKAEYSPRSKVTVKIKTLPKAEILLAVSDRGILDLVNYYYSSPVSQFYKLWNNIVASFDFRDWIVKQSIYEGKGDSPGGDYGDDQSDGGFGLDSEDGMRKDFRPTAYWNPNIVADSDGEAEISFNLPDNLTTFRVMASASKDGNYAVSNTEFIVKKSLILKKNAPRFVRIDDSIQVGATITNNTKIKSKFKISIESPDVTLTNASATIDLKELETKEYTTNLVINPENYEAIVKKLDGKETEVKFIVKAEPTDYGSFTKSGISKNDITDSFEIKIPIRKPEPVLTNRISGYTDESNKYELSYPNEKNVLLKQASLNLNFSGTVLTGLKNAFDFYGSNPYFCMEQRTSAYLLSISAGNLLKQFNYSPPSDQSYDFNNIEKLFLDEMASFQNSDGSFRLWKEESAYSYGYPYLTAYVIHTMQLGRKYGFRINTTAYNKGMNYLKASIKNPKESEKDSFQTLSLLYSVLSRDGLDTQGLEKSIIDNFAKLNPKSQGIFLSAYYDARRINNLNDDPQIKKLYKIYLDQFKISDNAVDLAKDHKKEYWMSYYSKGSAIANLLSVLVRYEPNNPNLPKIIQFVLSAKSGNLWMDTQSSGTLAFALREYRDLFEATDSDTEFQIKVGDTKIISDSIGSGDNSIKSIEYKLSSLSKDWNFPSKEIYFNQTGSKGRLYYNSTLNYTPLKEETKSASQGLTVTKEIFSIDGKDDKGNFNLKKEGSKLKRGTIYVVKITVESKEVRNFVMIEDFIPSNVEVVNSKFETESGDYSSLESDNSDDKRWWENTPTYKEYRDDKVLFSKDYLTDGSHSFTYLIRPLSFGKSIVPASRAFTMYDSLTFGNTSTSSIQVE, from the coding sequence ATGAATTCTTTTCAATTCAATTCATATAGCTTGTCATTCAAGAGATTTGCAACTCTTCTCTTAAGTTTTCTTTTACTCTCCTGTGGGGTGATCGATACTGGCAAAGACATATATAGAAAACTTGCAAGAAATCTATTTCCAAAAGATTGTAAAGTCGATGTTAGTTTCGATATTGAAAAATACTATTATTTCGAAGATCAGTATTATGCAAAATTTCGATTCTCCGAAAAAGTCGAAGAGGCGGAATTTGTTCCTGCCGTTCATTTTGAACCTGAGGCAAAATACAAAAGCCTAAATTATCCAGATACAGTATTGGATCGTTACGAAATGGATTCCATGGCAATTGAAGGTTGGGACTTAAAACCAGGAGTTGCCTACAAAATTACGATTGATCCATTCTTTAGTGCTACGGACTGCAAATTATCAGAATCGAAAACTTTTGATCTACCTGCAAAAGAATATAGACCTTACTTTTCCCTAACTCGCAATAATATTATTGAAGCTGAAGGTCAGAAAATCTATCCGATTCAAGTTAGAAATTTAAAAGATTTGAATATCAAATATGCTGATGTGTCAATCAATGATCTGATAGGATCGATCTCATCCAATGGTAGAAATTATAAGAATATAAATTCTGGAATGAACTGGACCAATCTCCAATGGACAGTGAGTGATAAAACAAATTTCGATTCAGAGCATGGATTTGAATTAGAAACAATTCAAGGCAAGAAGAAGTATTTTTGGACTGCTCTAAAAGTTACTCAAGATGTTGTTGAATGGGGAGAAATCAATACTAAATCAAAAACTGAGAATACGATTATTCAATCGACTAATATAGGAATTACGACAAAAGAAGACAATGAATTCATTTATGTGTGGCTCAATACTCTATCTGCCGCCAAACCAATAAAAGATGGAAAAGTAAGCTTTTATTCTTCAGCATCACAGATTGGAAGTTGCCAAACAGATAGCGACGGATATTGCAGCATTCCTAAGTCTATTGCGAAAGTCAATGACCGATCAATCATCATTGCGGAAACTTCAAGCGATAAAGCATTTTTATATTTTGATGAAAGCAAGCTATACGGACATTTTTATTATTCCAACACTTCACCTCTCTCAGCAAAAGTTTATTTCGACCGTAAACTTTACAGACCTGGCGAAACAGTTGAGATCAAAGCTATAATTGGTCAGAGAAAAAAGAATTCTTTTGTTCCCTACTCTGGTAATGCAATAACCATTCAGATTACCAATACGAAAGGACAAAATGTACTCTCAAAAACTCTGACAACTTCCAATCAAGGCGGTATATGGACAGATTTTTCTATCCCAAAAGATGCACCTTTAGGTCATTATACGGTGTATATTAAAAGCGGATCATCGAGTACAATTAGCTCTGATAGCTTCCAGGTAGAAGAATTTCGACCTGTCTCCTTTGCCGTAAAAATCAATACTGAGCAATCCGAAATAACAAAAGATACAGATTTAAACTTTGCGATACAAGCGAATTATTTATTTGGAACTCCTATGGGCAGTTCTAAATACAAATATTCTATTCTAAAAAAATCCCATTCAGTGAGTTTCCAAAACTATCCAAATCATGTGTTTGGTTACCAAAATGACTACTATGATTATGAATATGAGGATAGCTACTACGAAGAAACAAGTGGCTACATTTCAGGTTCAGAAGGAAAACTAGAAAGTGATGGGATTGCAAAAATCAAAACTTCCATTGATAGAAATGAAAGTATTTTCAATACCGAAAATGAAAAAATAACTATTGCTGATCCTTATCGAGTTTTAGTAGAAGCAACAGTTTATGATGTGGATGACAAATCAATTACGAAAACTCAATCAATAAATTATTATCCATCAGATGCATTTATTGGAATAAGCTGTAACGATAGATATGATTCAATTAACAAACCTATCAAATTTAGTCTGCTTACAGTAGATAAATCCGGTAAGCCAAAAGATAATCATGATGTTACTGCTTACATAGTGCACAATGATTGGTCATCTGTGGAATCAAAAGGTTTTGCAAGTTCAATATTTAGAAGCAATTCTCTTGAGAAAAAAACCATTGAGACAAAAAAGCTAAAACTTAGTGGTAAGGCAATAGATTTTGAATATGTTTCTAAATATCCTGGAAGCCATACCTTACTCGTAGTCGATAAGAATGGTGGATACTCTAGGATGGATTTCTATGTATATAAGAAAGACAATTTCTATTCTTGGGATTTTCGATCCGATGATGCAATCCAGCTAACAACCGATAAACCAAAGTACAATATTGGCGATACAGCAAAAATCATAATCAAGTCACCCTATCCAGAAGCAAGGGCAATTCTTTCAATTGAGAGAGACCAATTGTATTGGAGCAAATCTATAAACATAAAAGGAAACAGTGAGCCTATTGAAATTCCCATCAAAGCAGAATATCTTCCTAATGTAGAATTCAATGTTGTTCTCTTAAGTGGCAGAATGGAAGCTCCCAAAGATTTATCCGATGAAGATCGGAGAGAATTTAAGGGCTATGATTTCGGTATTCCAAAAGTAAAAATGGGCGCCGTTCATTTAAAAGTGAATCTTGATTCCAAAAATGCTCCACTTGAAGTGCAACTAGATAAAGCAGAATACTCTCCGCGTTCAAAAGTAACTGTCAAAATCAAAACGCTTCCAAAAGCTGAGATTTTGCTCGCAGTATCGGATAGAGGGATCTTAGACCTAGTAAATTATTATTATTCAAGTCCCGTTTCTCAATTCTATAAATTATGGAACAACATTGTTGCATCTTTTGACTTTCGAGATTGGATCGTAAAACAATCAATATATGAAGGAAAAGGTGACAGCCCCGGTGGTGATTACGGCGATGATCAATCCGATGGAGGATTTGGATTAGACTCTGAAGATGGAATGAGAAAAGATTTTCGTCCCACTGCTTATTGGAACCCAAATATTGTAGCTGATTCTGATGGAGAAGCAGAAATAAGTTTCAATCTTCCCGATAACCTAACTACATTTAGAGTAATGGCATCTGCTTCAAAGGATGGTAATTATGCCGTATCCAACACCGAATTTATTGTCAAAAAATCTTTAATTTTAAAAAAGAATGCTCCTAGATTTGTCAGAATAGATGACTCAATTCAAGTTGGAGCGACAATAACTAACAATACAAAGATCAAATCTAAATTTAAGATTTCTATTGAATCGCCAGATGTGACATTGACCAATGCATCGGCAACCATTGATTTAAAGGAACTAGAAACCAAAGAATACACGACAAATTTAGTGATTAATCCAGAGAACTACGAAGCAATTGTTAAAAAGTTAGATGGAAAAGAAACGGAAGTCAAATTCATTGTAAAGGCAGAGCCCACTGATTATGGATCATTCACGAAATCCGGAATATCCAAAAATGATATCACAGATTCTTTTGAGATCAAAATACCAATTCGTAAACCAGAACCGGTGCTTACAAATCGAATCAGTGGATACACAGACGAATCGAATAAATATGAACTTAGTTATCCGAACGAAAAGAACGTTTTACTCAAGCAAGCAAGTCTCAATCTGAATTTTTCTGGGACTGTGCTAACAGGGCTTAAGAACGCATTTGATTTCTATGGTTCTAATCCATATTTTTGCATGGAACAAAGGACGTCCGCTTATCTGCTTTCAATCAGTGCTGGAAATTTATTAAAGCAATTTAATTATTCTCCACCATCGGATCAGTCTTATGATTTCAATAATATTGAAAAACTCTTTTTGGATGAGATGGCTTCATTTCAGAATTCGGATGGAAGCTTTCGATTATGGAAAGAAGAAAGTGCCTATAGCTACGGTTATCCTTATCTAACTGCATATGTGATTCATACGATGCAGTTAGGAAGAAAATATGGCTTCAGAATAAATACTACTGCTTATAATAAAGGTATGAATTACTTAAAGGCTTCCATCAAGAATCCAAAAGAGTCCGAGAAAGATTCTTTCCAAACATTGAGTCTACTTTATTCAGTTCTATCTCGGGATGGACTCGATACTCAAGGACTTGAGAAATCAATTATTGACAATTTTGCAAAATTGAATCCAAAATCTCAAGGAATCTTTCTTTCTGCATATTACGATGCAAGAAGAATCAACAATCTCAATGATGATCCACAGATCAAGAAATTGTATAAAATCTATTTAGATCAGTTCAAGATTAGTGACAATGCAGTTGATCTTGCTAAAGATCATAAAAAAGAATATTGGATGTCTTATTATAGCAAAGGTTCAGCGATTGCAAATTTATTAAGTGTTTTAGTTCGCTATGAACCAAACAATCCTAATCTACCTAAGATCATTCAATTTGTTTTGTCTGCAAAATCGGGTAACCTTTGGATGGACACTCAGAGCTCTGGAACATTAGCTTTTGCTCTTCGTGAATATAGGGATTTGTTTGAAGCAACCGATAGTGATACAGAATTCCAAATCAAAGTGGGTGATACAAAAATCATTAGCGATTCCATTGGAAGCGGCGACAATTCAATCAAATCAATTGAGTACAAATTGTCCAGTCTATCAAAGGATTGGAATTTCCCATCCAAAGAAATTTATTTCAATCAGACCGGATCGAAAGGCCGTCTCTATTATAACTCCACACTCAACTACACTCCGTTAAAAGAAGAAACTAAATCTGCATCGCAAGGATTGACTGTGACAAAAGAAATTTTTTCAATAGATGGTAAGGATGACAAAGGAAATTTCAATTTGAAAAAAGAAGGATCCAAACTAAAAAGGGGAACCATCTACGTTGTGAAAATCACAGTTGAATCAAAAGAAGTTCGCAACTTTGTTATGATCGAAGATTTTATTCCAAGCAATGTTGAAGTAGTAAATAGTAAATTCGAAACTGAAAGTGGTGATTATTCATCGCTTGAATCAGACAATTCAGATGATAAACGCTGGTGGGAGAATACGCCCACATATAAAGAGTATCGTGATGACAAAGTTCTATTTTCGAAAGACTATCTTACGGACGGATCACATAGTTTTACATATTTGATTCGTCCCCTGTCATTCGGTAAATCCATTGTACCAGCTTCGAGAGCGTTCACAATGTACGATTCATTGACTTTTGGCAATACGTCTACGTCCAGCATTCAGGTTGAATGA
- the dinB gene encoding DNA polymerase IV yields the protein MTMYKIIHVDMDAFYASVEVRENPALRGKPVVVGGSPNSRGVVCAASYEARKFGVRSAIPCSMAKRLCPEAIFVYPNFPLYVSISKEIQSIFYDYTDIVEPLSLDEAYLDVTENKIGNPSATRIAEEIKIRIKEKTNLTASCGVAYNKFLAKIASDWKKPDGIFVIRPGEGSSFLAELPIGKFHGVGKVTEEKMKRMGIHKGNDLLPFSREEMIHRFGKVGNFYYDIVRGNDYRVVSASRERKSLGIEDTFSKDSNDSEFLILELEKLADGLCKRMESKDIRGRSITVKIKYSDFTVKSMTRSYSYWLDNQEEICNISKELFFQLWDGKGSLRLLGLSLTNLERDQVDEEEPSLFSFN from the coding sequence TTGACTATGTATAAAATCATTCATGTGGATATGGACGCTTTCTACGCTTCGGTTGAAGTGCGAGAAAATCCAGCTTTACGTGGCAAACCTGTGGTTGTAGGCGGCTCACCGAATTCAAGAGGTGTTGTATGTGCTGCATCCTATGAAGCAAGAAAATTTGGTGTCCGTTCGGCAATTCCATGTTCCATGGCTAAGCGCTTATGCCCAGAAGCTATTTTTGTTTACCCCAATTTCCCTTTGTATGTATCGATTAGCAAAGAGATTCAAAGTATTTTTTATGATTATACAGACATCGTTGAGCCATTATCTTTAGATGAAGCCTACCTTGATGTTACAGAAAACAAAATTGGGAATCCATCCGCCACAAGAATTGCTGAGGAAATAAAAATTAGAATAAAAGAAAAAACAAATCTTACTGCATCATGCGGTGTTGCATACAATAAGTTTCTCGCAAAGATTGCAAGCGATTGGAAAAAGCCTGACGGAATCTTTGTAATACGACCTGGTGAAGGGAGCAGTTTTCTCGCGGAACTTCCGATTGGTAAGTTTCATGGTGTTGGTAAGGTTACTGAAGAAAAAATGAAGAGAATGGGAATTCACAAAGGTAATGATTTATTACCTTTCTCCCGAGAGGAAATGATTCATAGATTTGGAAAAGTTGGAAATTTCTATTACGATATAGTTCGCGGGAATGATTATAGAGTTGTATCTGCTTCTCGTGAAAGAAAGTCTCTTGGAATTGAGGATACCTTTTCTAAAGATAGCAATGACAGTGAATTTCTGATTTTAGAGTTAGAGAAGCTTGCTGATGGATTGTGCAAACGAATGGAGTCCAAAGATATCCGTGGTCGCAGTATTACTGTTAAGATAAAGTATTCTGATTTTACGGTTAAGTCTATGACGAGGAGCTACTCGTATTGGTTAGATAATCAAGAAGAGATATGCAATATCTCTAAAGAATTGTTTTTTCAGCTATGGGATGGTAAAGGATCTCTAAGATTGCTTGGGCTGTCACTTACGAATTTAGAGCGAGACCAAGTGGATGAAGAAGAACCTAGTCTTTTTTCCTTTAACTAA